One genomic segment of Agromyces intestinalis includes these proteins:
- a CDS encoding Rv0909 family putative TA system antitoxin, whose protein sequence is MSGLDDLAKQAGDFVEQNKDKIQEVLKSEQAEDISDKVLDSVADAANKVTGGKHADTVKDVRDNIDKSVGNQ, encoded by the coding sequence ATGAGCGGGCTCGACGACCTGGCCAAGCAGGCCGGTGACTTCGTGGAACAGAACAAGGACAAGATCCAAGAGGTCCTGAAGAGCGAGCAGGCCGAGGACATCAGCGACAAGGTCCTCGACAGCGTCGCGGATGCCGCGAACAAGGTGACCGGCGGCAAGCACGCCGACACCGTCAAGGACGTGCGCGACAACATCGACAAGTCGGTCGGCAACCAGTAG
- a CDS encoding GNAT family N-acetyltransferase, with translation MTTSVRPPAEPLIGRFIRLDPFSPDDLPGLRTALVHAEVFAGGYGGGPAGLPRDDVSWAEFAAGQWQPSAVSMPWTIRLVGGPDHDTIVGTSTIGDLDVRHDGAHIGWTGYDPRVWGTAVNPEAKRLLLGLAFDHGFERVRIQADSINARSRGAIEKLGAVFEGVMRHDRRRADGSWRDTAVYSVLRDEWPRVRAGLDARLAAFEGAITLG, from the coding sequence GTGACCACTTCTGTGCGCCCGCCCGCCGAGCCCCTCATCGGCCGGTTCATCCGTCTCGACCCGTTCTCGCCCGACGACCTTCCGGGCCTTCGCACCGCACTCGTGCACGCCGAGGTGTTCGCGGGCGGGTACGGCGGCGGGCCCGCGGGTCTGCCGCGCGACGACGTGTCGTGGGCGGAGTTCGCTGCCGGGCAATGGCAGCCGAGCGCGGTGTCGATGCCGTGGACGATCCGGCTCGTCGGCGGCCCCGACCACGACACGATCGTCGGCACGTCGACCATCGGTGACCTCGATGTGCGCCACGACGGCGCCCACATCGGCTGGACGGGGTACGACCCGCGGGTCTGGGGCACGGCCGTGAACCCCGAGGCGAAACGGCTGCTGCTCGGGCTCGCGTTCGACCACGGGTTCGAACGGGTGAGGATCCAGGCCGATTCGATCAACGCGCGTTCGCGTGGGGCCATCGAGAAGCTCGGCGCGGTCTTCGAGGGCGTGATGCGTCACGATCGGCGGCGAGCGGATGGTTCGTGGCGCGACACCGCCGTCTACTCGGTGCTGCGCGACGAGTGGCCACGGGTGCGCGCCGGCCTCGACGCCCGCCTCGCAGCGTTCGAGGGCGCGATCACCCTGGGCTGA
- a CDS encoding cation acetate symporter, with amino-acid sequence MNPAIGYAAIVAVALVSALIGFYGLRVSRTTSDFYVASRTVRPWWNASAIGGEYLSAASFLGIAGLILLTGSAGLWFPIGYTAGYLMLLLFVAAPLRRSGAYTIPDFTEARLESRWVRRVTSVLVIVIGWFYIVPQLQGAALTVRITTGLPAWAGSLAVAVIVAVVVAAGGMRSITFVQAFQYWLKLTALAVPVVVLLLVVGGGRGVEPELVLAEAFPAASGPASLDVYRTVSLMVALLLGTLGLPHVLVRFYTNPDGSAARRTTIIVLVLLSVFYLFPTAFGLLGRAFAPDLAASGDADALVLLLPDRLVDGPLGDLLTALVIAGAFAAFLSTSSGLVVSLAGVISQDLLGGSVRGFRIAAVLSTFVPLVVALVTSSSGLAGSVGLVFAFTASTLCPILLLGIWWRGLTARGAIAGMLTGAVLSGAAILGGPALGAMWPAAASVFEQPAAWTVPIAVLTTVIVSRIDRSGAPRGADAFLRRLHVPEDTRYRQPPTASAGSSGQ; translated from the coding sequence GTGAACCCCGCGATCGGCTACGCGGCGATCGTCGCGGTCGCGCTCGTGTCGGCGCTGATCGGGTTCTACGGGCTGCGCGTGAGCCGCACGACGAGCGACTTCTACGTCGCGAGCCGCACGGTGCGTCCGTGGTGGAACGCGTCGGCGATCGGCGGCGAGTACCTGTCGGCGGCGAGCTTCCTCGGCATCGCCGGGCTCATCCTGCTCACCGGCTCGGCCGGACTGTGGTTCCCGATCGGGTACACCGCCGGATACCTCATGCTGCTGCTGTTCGTCGCGGCGCCCCTGCGCCGGTCGGGGGCGTACACGATCCCCGACTTCACCGAGGCGCGGCTCGAGTCGCGGTGGGTGCGCCGCGTGACGAGCGTGCTGGTGATCGTCATCGGATGGTTCTACATCGTGCCGCAACTGCAGGGCGCGGCCCTCACCGTGCGCATCACGACTGGGCTGCCGGCGTGGGCCGGGTCGCTCGCGGTCGCGGTCATCGTCGCCGTCGTCGTGGCGGCGGGCGGCATGCGCTCGATCACGTTCGTGCAGGCGTTCCAGTACTGGCTGAAGCTCACCGCGCTCGCGGTGCCGGTGGTCGTGCTGCTGCTCGTCGTCGGCGGCGGTCGCGGGGTCGAGCCCGAACTCGTGCTCGCCGAGGCGTTCCCGGCGGCGTCGGGGCCGGCGTCGCTCGACGTCTACCGCACGGTATCGCTCATGGTGGCGCTGCTGCTCGGCACGCTCGGACTGCCGCACGTGCTGGTGCGGTTCTACACGAACCCCGACGGCTCGGCCGCCCGCCGCACGACCATCATCGTGCTCGTGCTGCTCAGCGTGTTCTACCTGTTCCCCACCGCGTTCGGACTGCTCGGGCGGGCGTTCGCACCCGACCTCGCGGCATCCGGCGACGCCGACGCCCTGGTGCTGCTGCTGCCCGACCGGCTCGTCGACGGCCCGCTCGGCGACCTGCTCACCGCGCTCGTCATCGCCGGGGCCTTCGCCGCGTTCCTCTCGACGTCGTCGGGCCTCGTGGTGTCGCTCGCGGGCGTGATCAGCCAGGACCTGCTCGGCGGCAGCGTGCGCGGGTTCCGCATCGCCGCAGTGCTGTCCACGTTCGTGCCGCTCGTGGTCGCGCTCGTCACATCGTCGTCGGGACTGGCGGGCAGCGTCGGGCTGGTGTTCGCATTCACCGCGTCGACGCTGTGCCCCATCCTGCTGCTCGGCATCTGGTGGCGGGGGCTCACCGCTCGCGGGGCGATCGCCGGCATGCTCACCGGGGCGGTGCTCTCGGGGGCGGCGATCCTCGGCGGCCCCGCGCTCGGAGCGATGTGGCCCGCCGCGGCGTCGGTGTTCGAGCAGCCCGCGGCGTGGACGGTGCCGATCGCGGTGCTCACCACCGTGATCGTCTCGCGCATCGACCGGAGCGGCGCGCCGCGTGGCGCCGACGCGTTCCTGCGCCGTCTGCACGTGCCCGAGGACACGCGCTACCGTCAGCCGCCCACCGCGAGCGCCGGCTCGAGTGGCCAATGA
- a CDS encoding DUF63 family protein yields MSDGRERAGDGSGELPDAPPPRVRVTAPRPGGASVSWSRASAPTSDIQGEYVRSLIRSQLRVALVCAGGFVLATVAFLLVISLVPDLDDTFVFGVPLSWLLLAVGVYPLAITVAVLYVRSASRNEARYRSLTEDA; encoded by the coding sequence GTGAGCGACGGGCGCGAGCGAGCGGGCGACGGCTCGGGCGAGCTGCCGGATGCTCCGCCGCCGCGTGTGCGCGTGACGGCACCGCGGCCCGGCGGGGCATCCGTCTCCTGGAGCCGGGCGAGCGCGCCGACCAGCGACATCCAGGGCGAGTACGTGCGCTCGCTCATCCGCTCGCAGCTGCGCGTCGCGCTCGTCTGCGCGGGCGGGTTCGTGCTCGCGACCGTGGCGTTCCTGCTCGTCATCTCGCTCGTGCCCGACCTCGACGACACCTTCGTGTTCGGGGTGCCGCTGTCGTGGCTGCTGCTCGCGGTGGGCGTGTACCCGCTCGCGATCACCGTCGCCGTGCTGTACGTGCGCAGCGCATCGCGCAACGAGGCCAGGTATCGCTCGCTCACGGAGGACGCGTGA
- a CDS encoding LytR/AlgR family response regulator transcription factor, producing MISVLIADDEQPAVDELAFLLRQDPRIGVIHEASSGSEAIRLLSREPVDAAFLDIHMPGLSGFDLARALSRFEHTPALVFVTADEEGALEAFDLAAVDYLLKPVRAERLQRSVTRVVEALRTNASPSTATGSVPVAQPEMIAVTLGGTIRMIRRDDVRYVQAQGDYARLHTEEASYLVRVPMADLERQWADAGFVRVHRSYLVALSHLTRVRLGGDRPSVTVGGAELPVSRRLLPGLRERLESTTFRARS from the coding sequence GTGATCAGCGTCCTGATCGCCGACGACGAGCAGCCCGCCGTCGACGAGCTCGCGTTCCTGCTGCGGCAGGATCCGCGCATCGGCGTCATCCACGAGGCATCCAGCGGCTCAGAGGCGATCCGCCTGCTCAGCCGCGAGCCGGTCGACGCGGCGTTCCTCGACATCCACATGCCCGGCCTGTCGGGCTTCGACCTCGCCCGGGCGCTGAGCCGGTTCGAGCACACGCCGGCGCTCGTATTCGTGACCGCCGACGAAGAGGGCGCGCTCGAGGCGTTCGACCTCGCGGCCGTCGACTACCTGCTGAAACCGGTGCGTGCAGAGCGCCTCCAGCGCTCGGTGACCCGCGTGGTCGAGGCGCTGCGCACCAACGCGTCGCCGTCGACCGCGACGGGCTCGGTGCCGGTCGCACAACCCGAGATGATCGCGGTAACGCTCGGCGGCACGATCCGCATGATCCGCCGCGACGACGTGCGGTACGTGCAGGCGCAGGGCGACTACGCACGGCTGCACACCGAGGAGGCGAGCTACCTCGTGCGGGTGCCGATGGCCGACCTCGAGCGGCAGTGGGCCGACGCCGGGTTCGTGCGCGTGCACCGGTCGTACCTCGTCGCGCTGTCGCACCTCACGCGCGTACGGCTCGGCGGCGACCGCCCGAGCGTGACGGTCGGCGGGGCCGAGCTGCCGGTCAGCCGGCGGTTGCTGCCGGGCCTGCGCGAGCGGCTCGAGTCGACGACGTTCCGGGCCCGGTCGTGA
- a CDS encoding sensor histidine kinase, translating to MPESTLLATAAGVVAGALAVGIVVLLRRLALASKELGTDEERATYRTLHLASRAATHLRGGLGGAGLGGSGLGGAGLGVSGLGGQDAARQDAARATKHLRALLGCDTLALADASGVVAVDGDESLAPAAARLAAEAVESGRPQLQRRVATASGETDAAAAPILVGRRAAGAIVAFASPVRAGLVRATGEVADWVAAQVELGELDASRAALAEAEVRALRAQISPHFIYNSLNAIASFINTDPAKARELVLEFADFTRYSFRRHGDFTTVAEELRSIDSYLRLERARFGERLQVTLQIAPEVLSTVIPFLSVQPLVENAVRHGLEAKEGGGRITITAEDQGAFAQLTVEDDGVGIDPEVLGRVLAGGPPGDHVGLRNVDTRLRQVYGDEHGLVVETNVGAGTLVRMRVPKSQPGRSVDARGLDGRMER from the coding sequence GTGCCCGAGTCGACGCTGCTCGCGACCGCGGCCGGCGTGGTCGCCGGCGCCCTGGCGGTCGGCATCGTCGTGCTGTTGCGGCGGCTCGCGCTCGCGTCGAAAGAGCTCGGCACCGACGAAGAGCGGGCCACCTACCGCACACTGCACCTGGCGTCGCGCGCAGCCACCCACCTGCGCGGCGGGCTCGGCGGCGCGGGGCTGGGCGGTTCGGGGCTGGGCGGTGCGGGGCTGGGCGTTTCGGGGCTGGGCGGACAGGACGCGGCCCGACAGGACGCGGCCCGCGCGACGAAGCATCTGCGGGCGCTGCTCGGCTGCGACACGCTCGCCCTCGCCGACGCGAGCGGCGTCGTCGCCGTCGACGGCGACGAGTCGCTCGCCCCGGCGGCCGCGCGGCTCGCGGCCGAGGCGGTCGAGTCGGGTCGTCCCCAGCTGCAGCGGCGGGTCGCCACCGCGTCGGGTGAGACGGATGCCGCGGCCGCGCCGATCCTCGTCGGCCGGCGCGCGGCCGGAGCGATCGTCGCATTCGCGTCGCCCGTGCGCGCCGGACTCGTGCGCGCGACCGGCGAGGTCGCCGACTGGGTGGCCGCACAGGTCGAGCTCGGCGAGCTCGACGCGAGCCGGGCCGCCCTCGCCGAAGCCGAGGTGCGGGCGCTGCGAGCCCAGATCAGCCCCCACTTCATCTACAACTCGCTGAACGCGATCGCGTCGTTCATCAACACCGACCCGGCGAAGGCGCGCGAGCTCGTGCTCGAGTTCGCCGACTTCACGCGGTACTCGTTCCGCCGGCACGGCGACTTCACGACCGTGGCCGAGGAGCTGCGCTCGATCGATTCGTACCTGCGGCTCGAGCGTGCGCGGTTCGGCGAGCGCCTGCAGGTGACCCTGCAGATCGCCCCCGAGGTGCTGTCGACGGTCATCCCGTTCCTGTCGGTGCAGCCTCTCGTCGAGAACGCCGTGCGGCACGGACTCGAGGCGAAGGAGGGCGGCGGGCGCATCACCATCACCGCAGAGGATCAGGGCGCGTTCGCCCAGCTCACCGTCGAGGACGACGGCGTCGGCATCGACCCCGAGGTGCTCGGGCGGGTGCTCGCCGGCGGCCCACCCGGCGACCACGTGGGCCTGCGGAACGTCGACACGCGGCTGCGGCAGGTCTACGGCGACGAGCACGGCCTGGTCGTCGAGACGAACGTGGGCGCCGGTACGCTCGTGCGCATGCGGGTGCCGAAGTCGCAGCCCGGCCGCAGCGTCGACGCGCGCGGCCTCGATGGAAGGATGGAACGGTGA
- a CDS encoding DUF485 domain-containing protein, with protein MGNDALSSETTAPPVDFGAVQASPEFQKLRKTHRSFVFPVLAACLVWYLAYVLLASYAHDFMSTQVWGSVNVAMILGLAQVVTTFAVTTWYVSYANRNLDPKAEQIRNEIEGGDFESAAGAATAEEATR; from the coding sequence ATGGGCAACGACGCCCTGAGCTCCGAGACGACGGCACCGCCCGTCGATTTCGGAGCCGTCCAAGCATCACCCGAGTTCCAGAAGCTGCGGAAGACGCATCGCAGCTTCGTGTTCCCCGTGCTGGCCGCATGCCTCGTCTGGTACCTCGCCTACGTGCTGCTGGCCAGCTACGCGCACGACTTCATGTCGACCCAGGTGTGGGGCAGCGTCAACGTGGCGATGATCCTCGGCCTCGCCCAGGTGGTCACCACGTTCGCCGTCACGACCTGGTACGTCAGCTACGCGAACCGCAACCTCGACCCGAAGGCCGAGCAGATCCGCAACGAGATCGAGGGCGGCGACTTCGAGTCGGCCGCCGGTGCTGCGACCGCTGAGGAGGCGACCCGCTGA
- a CDS encoding solute symporter family protein, which produces MLHFETTAAAADNAWLNIGIFGVFVAITLVIVFRASRNNKTASDYYAAGRSFTGGQNGSAIAGDYLSAASFLGIVGAIAVTGYDGFLYSIGFLVAWLVALLLVAELLRNTGKFTMADVLSFRLKQKPVRIAAAVTTLVVCFFYLLAQMSGAGGLVSLLLGVGDQVGQAVVITVVGALMILYVLIGGMKGTTWVQIIKAVLLIAGAGVMTVWVLAINGFNFSTLLDNAVAVADNPAILDPGLKYGVSEIAKVDFVSLGLALVLGTAALPHVLMRFYTVPTAKEARKSVVWAIWLIGIFYVFTLVLGYGAAALVGPSVIAAAPGGPNSAAPLLAFELGGPLLLGLISAIAFATILAVVAGLTITAAASFAHDIYASVVKKGAPEAGAEVKVARRTVVVIGIVAIIGGIAANGQNVAFLVALAFAIAASANLPTIVYSLFWKRFTTKGALWSMYGGLISALVLIIFSPVVSGSEASMLKTADINFAFFPLSNPGIVSIPLAFLLGWIVTILDKTKEDPAKQSEMEVRSLTGIGAEKAVQH; this is translated from the coding sequence ATGCTGCACTTCGAAACCACCGCAGCCGCGGCCGACAACGCCTGGCTCAACATCGGCATCTTCGGCGTCTTCGTCGCGATCACGCTCGTGATCGTGTTCCGCGCGAGCCGCAACAACAAGACCGCCTCCGACTACTACGCCGCGGGCCGTTCGTTCACCGGGGGGCAGAACGGATCGGCGATCGCGGGCGACTACCTGTCGGCGGCGTCCTTCCTCGGCATCGTCGGCGCGATCGCCGTCACCGGGTACGACGGGTTCCTGTACTCGATCGGGTTCCTCGTGGCGTGGCTCGTCGCCCTGCTGCTCGTCGCCGAGCTGCTGCGCAACACGGGCAAGTTCACGATGGCCGACGTGCTCTCGTTCCGGCTGAAGCAGAAGCCGGTCCGCATCGCGGCGGCCGTCACGACGCTCGTCGTGTGCTTCTTCTACCTGCTCGCGCAGATGTCGGGGGCAGGCGGCCTCGTGTCGCTGCTGCTCGGGGTCGGCGACCAGGTCGGCCAGGCCGTCGTCATCACCGTGGTCGGCGCGCTCATGATTCTCTACGTGCTCATCGGCGGTATGAAGGGCACCACCTGGGTGCAGATCATCAAGGCGGTGCTGCTCATCGCAGGCGCCGGCGTGATGACGGTCTGGGTGCTGGCGATCAACGGCTTCAACTTCTCGACGCTGCTCGACAACGCGGTCGCCGTCGCCGACAACCCCGCGATCCTCGACCCGGGCCTGAAGTACGGCGTCTCCGAGATCGCGAAGGTCGACTTCGTGTCGCTCGGCCTCGCACTCGTGCTCGGCACCGCGGCGCTGCCGCACGTGCTGATGCGCTTCTACACGGTGCCCACCGCGAAGGAGGCTCGCAAGTCGGTCGTCTGGGCGATCTGGCTGATCGGCATCTTCTACGTGTTCACGCTGGTGCTCGGGTACGGCGCGGCGGCCCTCGTCGGCCCGTCGGTCATCGCCGCGGCGCCCGGCGGCCCGAACTCGGCGGCTCCGCTGCTCGCGTTCGAGCTCGGCGGCCCGCTGCTGCTCGGCCTGATCTCGGCGATCGCGTTCGCGACGATCCTCGCGGTCGTCGCCGGCCTCACGATCACCGCGGCGGCGAGCTTCGCGCACGACATCTACGCGTCGGTCGTGAAGAAGGGTGCTCCCGAGGCTGGTGCCGAGGTGAAGGTCGCCCGTCGCACGGTGGTCGTCATCGGCATCGTCGCGATCATCGGCGGCATCGCCGCGAACGGCCAGAACGTCGCGTTCCTCGTGGCCCTCGCGTTCGCCATCGCCGCGTCGGCGAACCTGCCGACGATCGTGTACTCGCTGTTCTGGAAGCGGTTCACCACCAAGGGTGCTCTCTGGAGCATGTACGGCGGGCTCATCTCGGCGCTCGTGCTGATCATCTTCTCGCCGGTCGTGTCGGGCTCCGAGGCATCCATGCTGAAGACCGCGGACATCAACTTCGCGTTCTTCCCGCTCTCGAACCCGGGCATCGTGTCGATCCCGCTCGCGTTCCTGCTCGGCTGGATCGTGACCATCCTCGACAAGACCAAGGAGGACCCGGCCAAGCAGAGCGAGATGGAGGTGCGCTCGCTCACGGGCATCGGCGCCGAGAAGGCGGTGCAGCACTAG
- the lpdA gene encoding dihydrolipoyl dehydrogenase, translating to MTTHFDVIVLGAGPGGYVAAIRAAQLGQKVAVIEERYWGGVCLNVGCIPSKALLRNAELAHIFHDQAKTFGISGDVQFDFGAAFDRSRQVSEKHVKGVHFLMKKNGIAEFDGRGVFTGPNAIDVRKADGSVEQLTFANAIIATGSRVRLLPGVQLSQNVVTYETQILTRELPRSIAIVGAGAIGMEFAYVLRNYGVEVTVIEFLDRALPNEDVEVSKEITRQYRNIGIPILASTRVDTVVDNGSSVTVSYTGADGQPGSLEADKVLMAVGFAPNVEGFGLEATGVTLTERGAIAIDERMRTNVPHIYAIGDVTAKLMLAHVAEAQGVVAAETIGNAETMELGDYRMMPRATFCSPQVASFGLTEQQARDEGYDVVVAKFPFSANGKANGLGDPVGFVKLVADKKHLELLGGHMVGPDVSELLPELTLAQKWDLGALELARNVHTHPTLSEALQEAFHGLAGHMINM from the coding sequence ATGACCACCCACTTCGACGTCATCGTCCTCGGCGCGGGTCCCGGCGGGTACGTGGCCGCCATCCGCGCCGCCCAACTCGGCCAGAAGGTCGCCGTCATCGAGGAGCGCTACTGGGGCGGCGTCTGTCTCAACGTCGGCTGCATCCCCTCCAAGGCGCTGCTGCGCAACGCCGAGCTCGCGCACATCTTCCACGACCAGGCCAAGACCTTCGGCATCTCGGGCGACGTGCAGTTCGACTTCGGCGCCGCGTTCGACCGCAGCCGCCAGGTCTCCGAGAAGCACGTCAAGGGCGTGCACTTCCTGATGAAGAAGAACGGCATCGCCGAGTTCGACGGCCGCGGCGTCTTCACCGGCCCGAACGCGATCGATGTGCGCAAGGCCGACGGCTCGGTCGAGCAGCTGACCTTCGCGAACGCGATCATCGCGACCGGGTCGCGCGTGCGGCTGCTGCCCGGCGTGCAGCTCTCCCAGAACGTCGTCACCTACGAGACGCAGATCCTCACGCGCGAGCTGCCGCGCTCGATCGCGATCGTCGGCGCCGGCGCCATCGGCATGGAGTTCGCGTACGTGCTGCGCAACTACGGCGTCGAGGTGACCGTCATCGAATTCCTCGACCGCGCGCTGCCGAATGAAGACGTCGAGGTCTCGAAGGAGATCACCCGCCAGTACCGCAACATCGGCATCCCGATCCTCGCGTCGACCCGCGTCGACACGGTCGTCGACAACGGCTCTTCGGTCACGGTCAGCTACACCGGCGCCGACGGGCAGCCCGGCTCGCTCGAGGCCGACAAGGTGCTCATGGCGGTCGGCTTCGCGCCGAACGTCGAGGGCTTCGGCCTCGAGGCGACCGGCGTGACGCTCACCGAGCGCGGCGCCATCGCGATCGACGAGCGGATGCGCACGAACGTGCCGCACATCTACGCGATCGGCGACGTCACCGCCAAGCTCATGCTCGCGCACGTCGCCGAGGCGCAGGGCGTCGTCGCAGCCGAGACCATCGGCAACGCCGAGACCATGGAACTCGGCGACTACCGAATGATGCCGCGCGCCACGTTCTGCTCGCCGCAGGTCGCTTCGTTCGGGCTGACCGAGCAGCAGGCCCGCGACGAAGGGTACGACGTGGTCGTCGCGAAGTTCCCGTTCTCGGCGAACGGCAAGGCCAACGGCCTGGGCGACCCGGTCGGCTTCGTGAAGCTCGTCGCCGACAAGAAGCACCTCGAGCTGCTGGGCGGCCACATGGTCGGGCCGGATGTCTCGGAGCTGCTGCCCGAGCTCACCCTCGCCCAGAAGTGGGACCTCGGCGCCCTCGAGCTCGCCCGCAACGTGCACACCCATCCGACCCTGTCGGAGGCGCTGCAGGAGGCGTTCCACGGGCTGGCCGGGCACATGATCAACATGTAG
- the lspA gene encoding signal peptidase II codes for MTEQSEPDRKPESDPEPSRHPSRWTAAAPWIAVAIAIAVIAADQLTKLWAEQSLELGVRTRLLGDLLGLQLVYNPGAAFSLGTGSTWVFTILAGVGVVVAAWFVWRTRSRAWAICLGLLLGGAITHFLDRLLRKPAFGQGHVVDFIAYAHWFIGNVADIAIVVGAVLAVLLVVRGVPLRPASDAGPANDAGPANDAGPADNPGHEASDRF; via the coding sequence GTGACTGAGCAGTCCGAGCCCGACCGCAAGCCCGAGTCCGACCCCGAGCCCTCGCGGCATCCGAGCCGATGGACCGCCGCGGCGCCGTGGATCGCCGTGGCCATCGCGATCGCGGTCATCGCCGCCGACCAGCTCACCAAGCTCTGGGCCGAGCAGTCGCTCGAACTGGGCGTGCGCACTCGCCTGCTCGGCGATCTGCTCGGGCTCCAGCTCGTGTACAACCCCGGTGCCGCGTTCTCGCTCGGCACGGGCAGCACGTGGGTATTCACGATCCTCGCCGGGGTCGGCGTCGTCGTCGCGGCGTGGTTCGTGTGGCGCACCCGCTCGCGCGCCTGGGCGATCTGCCTCGGGCTGCTGCTCGGCGGCGCGATCACGCACTTCCTCGACCGGCTGCTGCGCAAGCCCGCGTTCGGCCAGGGCCACGTGGTCGACTTCATCGCCTACGCGCACTGGTTCATCGGCAACGTCGCCGACATCGCGATCGTCGTCGGAGCCGTGCTCGCGGTGCTGCTCGTGGTGCGCGGCGTGCCGCTGCGGCCGGCGAGCGACGCCGGTCCTGCGAACGACGCCGGCCCTGCGAACGACGCCGGCCCTGCGGACAACCCCGGGCACGAGGCATCCGACCGGTTCTAG
- a CDS encoding DMT family transporter, which produces MSAWLQFLGMGLVWGASFLFMKVALEGVSFGQVAWSRTMLGAIALGLVVLVTRPRVTDASGTAGPVLPREPVVWGHFLVVSLTTCVIPYLSFAWAEQYVSSSLASIYNATTPIMTALMATLVFRVERLGGSRWFGVGLGILGVLVVIAPWQLSGLTGSLAGQLACLLATLCYGFTFGYQRRFLSHRPIAPATFAFLSIGVSAVVMLALTPWLAIGPVTLDWQVVGSLLALGVLGTGLAYIWNINVLRAWGPTGVSTVTYVTPVVGVALGMVLLGEQLSWHEPVGAVLVLLGILFAQGRLRVPGSRVEP; this is translated from the coding sequence CTGTCGGCCTGGTTGCAGTTCCTCGGCATGGGGCTCGTGTGGGGTGCGAGCTTCCTGTTCATGAAGGTCGCGCTCGAGGGCGTCTCGTTCGGGCAGGTCGCCTGGTCGCGCACCATGCTGGGTGCGATCGCGCTCGGCCTGGTCGTGCTCGTCACGCGGCCCAGGGTGACGGATGCCTCCGGCACCGCCGGCCCTGTGCTGCCGCGCGAACCCGTGGTGTGGGGGCACTTCCTCGTGGTGTCGCTCACGACGTGCGTCATCCCGTACCTCAGCTTCGCGTGGGCCGAGCAATACGTGTCGTCGAGCCTCGCGTCGATCTACAACGCGACGACGCCGATCATGACCGCCCTGATGGCGACGCTGGTGTTCCGCGTGGAGCGGCTCGGCGGCAGCCGGTGGTTCGGCGTGGGGCTGGGCATCCTGGGGGTGCTCGTCGTGATCGCGCCGTGGCAGCTCTCGGGGCTCACAGGGAGTCTGGCGGGACAGCTCGCGTGCCTGCTCGCGACGCTCTGCTACGGGTTCACGTTCGGGTATCAGCGTCGGTTCCTCAGCCACCGGCCGATCGCGCCGGCGACGTTCGCGTTCCTGTCGATCGGGGTGTCGGCGGTGGTCATGCTCGCGCTCACGCCGTGGCTCGCGATCGGGCCGGTGACGCTCGACTGGCAGGTGGTCGGTTCGCTGCTCGCGCTCGGCGTGCTCGGTACGGGACTCGCCTACATCTGGAACATCAACGTGCTGCGGGCCTGGGGGCCGACCGGAGTGTCGACCGTGACCTATGTGACGCCGGTGGTGGGGGTGGCGCTCGGCATGGTGCTGCTCGGCGAGCAGTTGAGCTGGCACGAACCGGTCGGCGCCGTGCTGGTGCTGCTCGGCATCCTGTTCGCGCAGGGCAGGCTCCGGGTGCCGGGGAGCCGCGTCGAGCCGTGA